Below is a genomic region from Penaeus monodon isolate SGIC_2016 chromosome 33, NSTDA_Pmon_1, whole genome shotgun sequence.
NNNNNNNNNNNNNNNNNNNNNNNNNNNNNNNNNNNNNNNNNNNNNNNNNNNNNNNNNNNNNNNNNNNNNNNNNNNNNNNNNNNNNNNNNNNNNNNNNNNNNNNNNNNNNNNNNNNNNNNNNNNNNNNNNNNNNNNNNNNNNNNNNNNNNNNNNNNNNNNNNNNNNNNNNNNNNNNNNNNNNNNNNNNNNNNNNNNNNNNNNNNNNNNNNNNNNNNNNNNNNNNNNNNNNNNNNNNNNNNNNNNNNNNNNNNNNNNNNNNNNNNNNNNNNNNNNNNNNNNNNNNNNNNNNNNNNNNNNNNNNNNNNNNNNNNNNNNNNNNNNNNNNNNNNNNNNNNNNNNNNNNNNNNNNNNNNNNNNNNNNNNNNNNNNNNNNNNNNNNNNNNNNNNNNNNNNNNNNNNNNNNNNNNNNNNNNNNNNNNNNNNNNNNNNNNNNNNNNNNNNNNNNNNNNNNNNNNNNNNNNNNNNNNNNNNNNNNNNNNNNNNNNNNNNNNNNNNNNNNNNNNNNNNNNNNNNNNNNNNNNNNNNNNNNNNNNNNNNNNNNNNNNNNNNNNNNNNNNNNNNNNNNNNNNNNNNNNNNNNNNNNNNNNNNNNNNNNNNNNNNNNNNNNNNNNNNNNNNNNNNNNNNNNNNNNNNNNNNNNNNNNNNNNNNNNNNNNNNNNNNNNNNNNNNNNNNNNNNNNNNNNNNNNNNNNNNNNNNNNNNNNNNNNNNNNNNNNNNNNNNNNNNNNNNNNNNNNNNNNNNNNNNNNNNNNNNNNNNNNNNNNNNNNNNNNNNNNNNNNNNNNNNNNNNNNNNNNNNNNNNNNNNNNNNNNNNNNNNNNNNNNNNNNNNNNNNNNNNNNNNNNNNNNNNNNNNNNNNNNNNNNNNNNNNNNNNNNNNNNNNNNNNNNNNNNNNNNNNNNNNNNNNNNNNNNNNNNNNNNNNNNNNNNNNNNNNNNNNNNNNNNNNNNNNNNNNNNNNNNNNNNNNNNNNNNNNNNNNNNNNNNNNNNNNNNNNNNNNNNNNNNNNNNNNNNNNNNNNNNNNNNNNNNNNNNNNNNNNNNNNNNNNNNNNNNNNNNNNNNNNNNNNNNNNNNNNNNNNNNNNNNNNNNNNNNNNNNNNNNNNNNNNNNNNNNNNNNNNNNNNNNNNNNNNNNNNNNNNNNNNNNNNNNNNNNNNNNNNNNNNNNNNNNNNNNNNNNNNNNNNNNNNNNNNNNNNNNNNNNNNNNNNNNNNNNNNNNNNNNNNNNNNNNNNNNNNNNNNNNNNNNNNNNNNNNNNNNNNNNNNNNNNNNNNNNNNNNNNNNNNNNNNNNNNNNNNNNNNNNNNNNNNNNNNNNNNNNNNNNNNNNNNNNNNNNNNNNNNNNNNNNNNNNNNNNNNNNNNNNNNNNNNNNNNNNNNNNNNNNNNNNNNNNNNNNNNNNNNNNNNNNNNNNNNNNNNNNNNNNNNNNNNNNNNNNNNNNNNNNNNNNNNNNNNNNNNNNNNNNNNNNNNNNNNNNNNNNNNNNNNNNNNNNNNNNNNNNNNNNNNNNNNNNNNNNNNNNNNNNNNNNNNNNNNNNNNNNNNNNNNNNNNNNNNNNNNNNNNNNNNNNNNNNNNNNNNNNNNNNNNNNNNNNNNNNNNNNNNNNNNNNNNNNNNNNNNNNNNNNNNNNNNNNNNNNNNNNNNNNNNNNNNNNNNNNNNNNNNNNNNNNNNNNNNNNNNNNNNNNNNNNNNNNNNNNNNNNNNNNNNNNNNNNNNNNNNNNNNNNNNNNNNNNNNNNNNNNNNNNNNNNNNNNNNNNNNNNNNNNNNNNNNNNNNNNNNNNNNNNNNNNNNNNNNNNNNNNNNNNNNNNNNNNNNNNNNNNNNNNNNNNNNNNNNNNNNNNNNNNNNNNNNNNNNNNNNNNNNNNNNNNNNNNNNNNNNNNNNNNNNNNNNNNNNNNNNNNNNNNNNNNNNNNNNNNNNNNNNNNNNNNNNNNNNNNNNNNNNNNNNNNNNNNNNNNNNNNNNNNNNNNNNNNNNNNNNNNNNNNNNNNNNNNNNNNNNNNNNNNNNNNNNNNNNNNNNNNNNNNNNNNNNNNNNNNNNNNNNNNNNNNNNNNNNNNNNNNNNNNNNNNNNNNNNNNNNNNNNNNNNNNNNNNNNNNNNNNNNNNNNNNNNNNNNNNNNNNNNNNNNNNNNNNNNNNNNNNNNNNNNNNNNNNNNNNNNNNNNNNNNNNNNNNNNNNNNNNNNNNNNNNNNNNNNNNNNNNNNNNNNNNNNNNNNNNNNNNNNNNNNNNNNNNNNNNNNNNNNNNNNNNNNNNNNNNNNNNNNNNNNNNNNNNNNNNNNNNNNNNNNNNNNNNNNNNNNNNNNNNNNNNNNNNNNNNNNNNNNNNNNNNNNNNNNNNNNNNNNNNNNNNNNNNNNNNNNNNNNNNNNNNNNNNNNNNNNNNNNNNNNNNNNNNNNNNNNNNNNNNNNNNNNNNNNNNNNNNNNNNNNNNNNNNNNNNNNNNNNNNNNNNNNNNNNNNNNNNNNNNNNNNNNNNNNNNNNNNNNNNNNNNNNNNNNNNNNNNNNNNNNNNNNNNNNNNNNNNNNNNNNNNNNNNNNNNNNNNNNNNNNNNNNNNNNNNNNNNNNNNNNNNNNNNNNNNNNNNNNNNNNNNNNNNNNNNNNNNNNNNNNNNNNNNNNNNNNNNNNNNNNNNNNNNNNNNNNNNNNNNNNNNNNNNNNNNNNNNNNNNNNNNNNNNNNNNNNNNNNNNNNNNNNNNNNNNNNNNNNNNNNNNNNNNNNNNNNNNNNNNNNNNNNNNNNNNNNNNNNNNNNNNNNNNNNNNNNNNNNNNNNNNNNNNNNNNNNNNNNNNNNNNNNNNNNNNNNNNNNNNNNNNNNNNNNNNNNNNNNNNNNNNNNNNNNNNNNNNNNNNNNNNNNNNNNNNNNNNNNNNNNNNNNNNNNNNNNNNNNNNNNNNNNNNNNNNNNNNNNNNNNNNNNNNNNNNNNNNNNNNNNNNNNNNNNNNTGAATGCTTTTCTATAATGAAACCTTCAGAGCACATTCCGTAGAGATGATAGCAAGGAATGCCAAAAGTGACAAAGAATtgtatgatagtaatattagaaCATGATAAAGAATTGTATGTCAGCAGCACAAGAACACGATAAATTATTGTATGTCCGTAATTAAGGACAGTTGAAAATCCACAGTACTGCAGAACCAGATGTCGATAAATgaaaaattgtatttattttatgaagAATTAGGTGTCTATCATTAAGAATGGGTGATGACTTATGTTGTTTGAAATGTGCTTGTTGAATTGACTCTTCTAAGATTAGGGGATATTCAAGGCAATATAGACCGCTTGTGAGTTCAAGGAACATTTATTGCATAATTATCCAGTTTCAAATTGTACTAAGAGTATCTGTAATGAGATATACATTGATGCATTAACGCGAACANNNNNNNNNNNNNNNNNNNNNNNNNNNNNNNNNNNNNNNNNNNNNNNNNNNNNNNNNNNNNNNNNNNNNNNNNNNNNNNNNNNNNNNNNNNNNNNNNNNNNNNNNNNNNNNNNNNNNNNNNNNNNNNNNNNNNNNNNNNNNNNNNNNNNNNNNNNNNNNNNNNNNNNNNNNNNNNNNNNNNNNNNNNNNNNNNNNNNNNNNNNNNNNNNNNNNNNNNNNNNNNNNNNNNNNNNATCAACACGGNNNNNNNNNNNNNNNNNNNNNNNNNNNNNNNNNNNNNNNNNNNNNNNNNNNNNNNNNNNNNNNNNNNNNNNNNNNNNNTACGTATGCAAATattctatatacaatatttattatccagtcgattatataaaaataagtaagacTTTGAGAATAGTAGTAAAATAGACTAACANNNNNNNNNNNNNNNNNNNNNNNNNNNNNNNNNNNNNNNNNNNNNNNNNNNNNNNNNNNNNNNNNNNNNNNNNNNNNNNNNNNNNNNNNNNNNNNNNNNNNNNNNNNNNNNNNNNNNNNNNNNNNNNNNNNNNNNNNNNNGAAGTTATTATTAGGCTCTTAACACTCCCTATAAAATACCGATNNNNNNNNNNNNNNNNNNNNNNNNNNNNNNNNNNNNNNNNNNNNNNNNNNNNNNNNNNNNNNNNNNNNNNNNNNNNNNNNNNNNNNNNNNNNNNNNNNNNNNNNNNNNNNNNNNNNNNNNNNNNNNNNNNNNNNNNNNNNNNNNNNNNNNNNNNNNNNNNNNNNNNNNNNNNNNNNNNNNNNNNNNNNNNNNNNNNNNNNNNNNNNNNNNNNNNNNNNNNNNNNNNNNNNNNNNNNNNNNNNNNNNNNNNNNNNNNNAAAAGAAGTCAATAACAAAACCTCAAGCCAAACAACCACCTATCTAAAAAACTGCACCAACGTACTCCCAATACCGCGTCACATTGTAACCAAATATCATAAAATCATTTCTATAAATATCGTAAAGACGAGCGAGTTTCAAGGCCGAAAGTTGCGAGAAATACTGCCTCGTGACGGCGCCGTAGTCGGTGTGTGAGGAATGGACCTTGTGAGGCTTGACCACCGCGGAGAGCCCAGGGACctagaatataaaaagaataaacaaaaaataaatgaattaaaaataaaaaggttgaaataaaataacagcatATAAGGAAGAAAATCATACACGGAAAtatacgaaataataaaaaaataaaaaataaataaaataaaattagaggTGTGCAGAGAGCCAAGGGACCTAGAATgtaaaatgaataacaaataaattaaataattaaaaataaaaaggtgaaatataaagaaaattatgcaCTAAGtatacgagaaaaaaataaaattagaggtGTGCAGAGAGCCAAGGGACCTAGAATGTAAATGNNNNNNNNNNNNNNNNNNNNNNNNNNNNNNNNNNNNNNNNNNNNNGCTGAAATAAAATCACAACgtataagggaaaaataatacaCTAAGTATacgaggaaaaaaagatgaaataaaatcagAGATGTGCAGAGAGCCAAGGGACCtagaatataaaatgaataacaaaaataaatttaaaaaaatcaataagaagatgaaacaaaaggaagaaaataatacacaaaatatacgaggaaaaaaaaaatgaaaataaaaagatgaaattaaatcacaccgtaaaaagaaggaaataatgcATACGAGGAAAATTGAATTCagcgaaaaataagaaaaacataattgaacaaaatgtaaaaaaagtgcATCAAAttcattatgaaattataattaaaCANNNNNNNNNNNNNNNNNNNNNNNNNNNNNNACTGCAAAGCGCCNNNNNNNNNNNNNNNNNNNNNNNNNNNNNNNNNNNNNNNNNNNNNNNNNNNNNNNNNNNNNNNNNNNNNNNNNNNNNNNNNNNNNNNNNNNNNNNNNNNNNNNNNNNNNNNNNNNNNNNNNNNNNNNNNNNNNNNNNNNNNNNNNNNNNNNNNNNNNNNNNNNNNNNNNNNNNNNNNNNNNNNNNNNNNNNNNNNNNNNNNNNNNNNNNNNNNNNNNNNNNNNNNNNNNNNNNNNNNNNNNNNNNNNNNNNNNNNNNNNNNNNNNNNNNNNNNNNNNNNNNNNNNNNNNNNNNNNNNNNNNNNNNNNNNNNNNNNNNNNNNNNNNNNNNNNNNNNNNNNNACACTGATTGCAAGGAGTCAAGGATCTTGCTCTTTGCAGACACATTgtcgaaagagaaaataatttgcATGAAATACTAGATGAAAATGTgatagaaggaaataaaacatTNNNNNNNNNNNNNNNNNNNNNNNNNNNNNNNNNNNNNNNNNNNNNNNNNNNNNNNNNNNNNNNNNNNNNNNNNNNNNNNNNNNNNNNNNNNNNNNNNNNNNNNNNNNNNNNNNNNNNNNNNNNNNNNNNNNNNNNNNNNNNNNNNNNNNNNNNNNNNNNNNNNNNNNNNNNNNNNNNNNNNNNNNNNNNNNNNNNNNNNNNNNNNNNNNNNNNNNNNNNNNNNNNNNNNNNNNNNNNNNNNNNNNNNNNNNNNNNNNNNNNNNNNNNNNNNNNNNNNNNNNNNNNNNNNNNNNNNNNNNNNNNNNNNNNNNNNNNNNNNNNNNNNNNNNNNNNNNNNNNNNNNNNNNNNNNNNNNNNNNNNNNNNNNNNNNNNNNNNNNNNNNNNNNNNNNNNNNNNNNNNNNNNNNNNNNACAACCAGCAAACAAGAGAAAACTAACAAAGCAAAATTTAAGATGATTACAGCAATACATTCGGACGCAGTGATTCCCGTCTCCCTATCCTTGCTCACGTTGTTGGCTTAAGCTTAAGTTTCAAGGcgggaaaaaaatacgaataatgtTTATGACGTTTCATGAAAGTGATACGTTGATAtggaattataataatcaaattgaTGAAGCCTTGCAATAATTACTATAGAATGATATAATGtgatcatattttctttctttgcggTGGTTATTACGNNNNNNNNNNNNNNNNNNNNNNNNNNNNNNNNNNNNNNNNGATAGTCTATCCAGTAGTTTAATTACTTGCTTCTGGATATGCAAATCATTAAATGACTAAATAAACTGACAAGTAAATGAATACGTGGAGAAAGAGATTGTCACATAACTAAACATATATAAAGCTAATTAATTAACATCGATCAANNNNNNNNNNNNNNNNNNNNNNNNNNNNNNNNNNNNNNNNNNNNNNNNNNNNNNNNNNNNNNNNNNNNNNNNNNNNNNNNNNNNNNNNNNNNNNNNNNNNNNNNNNNNNNNNNNNNNNNNNNNNNNNNNNNNNNNNNNNNNNNNNNNNNNNNNNNNNNNNNNNNNNNNNNNNNNNNNNNNNNNNNNNNNNNNNNNNNNNNNNNNNNNNNNNNNNNNNNNNNNNNNNNNNNNNNNNNNNNNNNNNNNNNNNNNNNNNNNNNNNNNNNNNNNNNNNNNNNNNNNNNNNNNNNNNNNNNNNNNNNNNNNNNNNNNNNNNNNNNNNNNNNNNNNNNNNNNNNNNNNNNNNNNNNNNNNNNNNNNNNNNNNNNNNNNNNNNNNNNNNNNNNNNNNNNNNNNNNNNNNNNNNNNNNNNNNNNNNNNNNNNNNNNNNNNNNNNNNNNNNNNNNNNNNNNNAAGAAAGTCCTNNNNNNNNNNNNNNNNNNNNNNNNNNNNNNNNNNNNNNNNNNNNNNNNNNNNNNNNNNNNNNNNNNNNNNNNNNNNNNNNNNNNNNNNNNNNNNNNNNNNNNNNNNNNNNNNNNNNNNNNNNNNNNNNNNNNNNNNNNNNNNNNNNNNNNNNNNNNNNNNNNNNNNNNNNNNNNNNNNNNNNNNNNNNNNNNNNNNNNNNNNNNNNNNNNNNNNNNNNNNNNNNNNNNNNNNNNNNNNNNNNNNNNNNNNNNNNNNNNNNNNNNNNNNNNNNNNNNNNNNNNNNNNNNNNNNNNNNNNNNNNNNNNNNNNNNNNNNNNNNNNNGCAACCCCGCCACGTACATTGGCCACCAGGAAGGCCTCCTCCTCCGGCAGACTCTCGAAGCGCAGGACGTAATCGAAGGCCACCTGGCACGGCGAGCAGAAGGAGTAGTAGGGCGCCCAGTGCTCGTTGGGGGCGTTGCCCTTCGCCCGCTCCTCCAGCAGGTAATCCACGAACTCGGGGAAGGTTGGCTGGCAGTCAAGGGTCCTCTTGGTCCTCGCCTTCTGCTGGATCCGGCACCTGAGGGCTCTGCGNNNNNNNNNNNNNNNNNNNNNNNNNNNNNNNNNNNNNNNNNNNNNNNNNNNNNNNNNNNNNNNNNNNNNNNNNNNNNNNNNNNNNNNNNNNNNNNNNNNNNNNNNNNNNNNNNNNNNNNNNNNNNNNNNNNNNNNNNNNNNNNNNNNNNNNNNNNNNNNNNNNNNNNNNNNNNNNNNNNNNNNNNNNNNNNNNNNNNNNNNNNNNNNNNNNNNNNNNNNNNNNNNNNNNNNNNNNNNNNNNNNNNNNNNNNNNNNNNNNNNNNNNNNNNNTTAGATGGCAATTGAATTTGTGtgatattttccgtttttttttatttgtaacatATGTAAGCCATAAAGAAAATGCATTTTATGGACATGCAACATACACCGAATGTCGTTTTAAATATCGCCCCATTCCTTACTGCACGACTGATTCCTTGAGCCACAAACTACCCGATTCCTCAGTGACCCGGATCATGAACTACCTGAGCCATGGATCATTAACACCTGAGCCACGGATCACGAACTACCTGAGCCACAGCGGCATCGCTTACTTGTAGAATTTCTGCTTCGTGGACTCGATCTTGTCCCTGTAGGCGGAGAGGAGGCGCTCGAAGGGGTCGCGGACGATCAGGAAGGACGTGGCGCCGGGGTCCTCCAGCGCCGCCAGGAGCTCCTCGGGCGAGGGCCGGGCGTAGGCTCTCCTCCGCGCCAGCTCGACGGGGGAGGAGCTCGACTTCCGCAGGTCCTCCTCCGTGAAGCCCGCCATCAGGAGGAAGTTGTAGAGCCACGTGGAGGAGGCGGCCTTGAACACGTTGCACCACACGAGGCTGAAGCGGCCGCTGATGAGGAACTCCTTGCTGTTGAGCGGGCGGGCGAGGTCCTCCGCCGACAGCGTCTTCCGGCATCGGTCCTCGACCTCGCTCCTCCTCGCCCTCAGGGTCTCCTCGACGAAGGAGAAGTTGACGGGCGGGTAGGACAGCTCCTCCACCTCGCTGGCCCACTTGGCCGCCTTCGGGGAGCTCTTGGCCATGCTGAGGCGCCGCCCGAAGGCCTGGCCGTCTCGGGCTCCCTGCGGCTCGGGCTGCACCGCCTCCTCGGGGGAAAGGGCACGGCGGtcagggcgagggagaagggggagagaaatggcGGGGCGGGGCGCGAGAAGGCCGGTCAGTCGCTCCAGGTGGAAGCAGATATCAGGGGGATGTAGATTGTGTTTCGTGAATATGGTATAGATATGAGCAGATTGTGTGTATGNNNNNNNNNNNNNNNNNNNNNNNNNNNNNNNNNNNNNNNNNNNNNNNNNNNNNNNNNNNNNNNNNNNNNNNNNNNNNNNNNNNNNNNNNNNNNNNNNNNNNNNNNNNNNNNNNNNNNNNNNNNNNNNNNNNNNNNNNNNNNNNNANNNNNNNNNNNNNNNNNNNNNNNNNNNNNNNNNNNNNNNNNNNNNNNNNNNNNNNNNNNNNNNNNNNTNNNNNNNNNNNNNNNNNNNNNNNNNNNNNNNNNNNNNNNNAACACAACACATANNNNNNNNNNNNNNNNNNNNNNNNNNNNNNNNNNNNNNNNNNNNNNNNNNNNNNNNNNNNNNNNNNNNNNNNNNNNNNNNNNNNNNNNNNNNNNNNNNNNNNNNNNNNNNNNNNNNNNNNNNNNNNNNNNNNNNNNNNNNNNNNNNNNNNNNNNNNNNNNNNNNNNNNNNNNNNNNNNNNNNNNNNNNNNNNNNNNNNNNNNNNNNNNNNNNNNNNNNNNNNNNNNNNNNNNNNNNNNNNNNNNNNNNNNNNNNNNNNNNNNNNNNNNNNNNNNNNNNNNNNNNNNNNNNNNNNNNNNNNNNNNNNNNNNNNNNNNNNNNNNNNNNNNNNNNNNNNNNNNNNNNNNNNNNNNNNNNNNNNNNNNNNNNNNNNNNNNNNNNNNNNNNNNNNNNNNNNNNNNNNNNNNNNNNNNNNNNNNNNNNNNNNNNNNNNNNNNNNNNNNNNNNNNNNNNNNNNNNNNNNNNNNNNNNNNNNNNNNNNNNNNNNNNNNNNNNNNNNNNNNNNNNNNNNNNNNNNNNNNNNNNNNNNNNNNNNNNNNNNNNNNNNNNNNNNNNNNNNNNNNNNNNNNNNNNNNNNNNNNNNNNNNNNNNNNNNNNNNNNNNNNNNNNNNNNNNNNNNNNNNNNNNNNNNNNNNNNNNNNNNNNNNNNNNNNNNNNNNNNNNNNNNNNNNNNNNNNNNNNNNNNNNNNNNNNNNNNNNNNNNNNNNNNNNNNNNNNNNNNNNNNNNNNNNNNNNNNNNNNNNNNNNNNNNNNNNNNNNNNNNNNNNNNNNNNNNNNNNNNNNNNNNNNNNNNNNNNNNNNNNNNNNNNNNNNNNNNNNNNNNNNNNNNNNNNNNNNNNNNNNNNNNNNNNNNNNNNNNNNNNNNNNNNNNNNNNNNNNNNNNNNNNNNNNNNNNNNNNNNNNNNNNNNNNNNNNNNNNNNNNNNNNNNNNNNNNNNNNNNNNNNNNNNNNNNNNNNNNNNNNNNNNNNNNNNNNNNNNNNNNNNNNNNNNNNNNNNNNNNNNNNNNNNNNNNNNNNNNNNNNNNNNNNNNNNNNNNNNNNNNNNNNNNNNNNNNNNNNNNNNNNNNNNNNNNNNNNNNNNNNNNNNNNNNNNNNNNNNNNNNNNNNNNNNNNNNNNNNNNNNNNNNNNNNNNNNNNNNNNNNNNNNNNNNNNNNNNNNNNNNNNNNNNNNNNNNNNNNNNNNNNNNNNNNNNNNNNNNNNNNNNNNNNNNNNNNNNNNNNNNNNNNNNNNNNNNNNNNNNNNNNNNNNNNNNNNNNNNNNNNNNNNNNNNNNNNNNNNNNNNNNNNNNNNNNNNNNNNNNNNNNNNNNNNNNNNNNNNNNNNNNNNNNNNNNNNNNNNNNNNNNNNNNNNNNNNNNNNNNNNNNNNGGATTATCATCCTCCTTTCCATAAGCACAGATCACGATACACATCACAAACAAACGTACCCACGAAAGACCAGACTCTCTCCGCTCCCCCACTCCCNNNNNNNNNNNNNNNNNNNNNNNNNNNNNNNNNNNNNNNNNNNNNNNNNNNNNNNNNNNNNNNNNNNNNNNNNNNNNNNNNNNNNNNNNNNNNNNNNNNNNNNNNNNNNNNNNNNNNNNNNNNNNNNNNNNNNNNNNNNNNNNNNNNNNNNNNNNNNNNNNNNNNNNNNNNNNNNNNNNNNNNNNNNCTTACATAAGCCTTTTTCCTCCACACCAGCTTACGACTCAGAGGCTAAAATCTGCTTGTCTGATTTACTCACCCTTTCGTAGTCGATGTTGCGAAGCatgaggacgaaggagagggagactaAGATGAAGCAGAGGGCGGATACGGGACAGCGCGCCATNNNNNNNNNNNNNNNNNNNNNNNNNNNNNNNNNNNNNNNNNNNNNNNNNNNNNNNNNNNNNNNNNNNNNNNNNNNNNNNNNNNNNNNNNNNNNNNNNNNNNNNNNNNNNNNNNNNNNNNNNNNNNNNNNNNNNNNNNNNNNNNNNNNNNNNNNNNNNNNNNNNNNNNNNNNNNNNNNNNNNNNNNNNNNNNNNNNNNNNNNNNNNNNNNNNNNNNNNNNNNNNNNNNNNNNNNNNNNGTGATAAAGAGGAGATTaattagtaaaatagtaataatacgaaTAGAGCCTATGATAATGTGTAATAAGATCGAAATTGATACAGAAAGGAGAATAGGtgatagggaagaagagaagagccaaaggaatggaaaaagcgaaggagtagaggaggaaatgaggaataaagacggggaaagaaaggaaagagaaaaaaaatctgattttcacTTTAGGttcaggggagagaaggggggggggttacgccatcgccagggggggggggtatcttagGCCTCTCCCNNNNNNNNNNNNNNNNNNNNNNNNNNNNNNNNNNNNNNNNNNNNNNNNNNNNNNNNNNNNNNNNNNNNNNNNNNNNNNNNNNNNNNNNNNNNNNNNNNNNNNNNNNNNNNNNNNNNNNNNNNNNNNNNNNNNNNNNNNNNNNNNNNNNNNNNNNNNNNNNNNNNNNNNNNNNNNNNNNNNNNNNNNNNNNNNNNNNNNNNNNNNNNNNNNNNNNNNNNNNNNNNNNNNNNNNNNNNNNNNNNNNNNNNNNNNNNNNNNNNNNNNNNNNNNNNNNNNNNNNNNNNNNNNNNNNNNNNNNNNNNNNNNNNNNNNNNNNNNNNNNNNNNNNNNNNNNNNNNNNNNNNNNNNNNNNNNNNNNNNNNNNNNNNNNNNNNNNNNNNNNNNNNNNNNNNNNNNNNNNNNNNNNNNNNNNNNNNNNNNNNNNNNNNNNNNNNNNNNNNNNNNNNNNTGTTAGTACTGAAACGATTAAGCACATGCTATAAtcgtatcattaccatcagtCATTATGGCGATAACTaggatacatatgataatattataaggaCGGANNNNNNNNNNNNNNNNNNNNNNNNNNNNNNNNNNNNNNNNNNNNNNNNNNNNNNNNNNNNNNNNNNNNNNNNNNNNNNNNNNNNNNNNNNNNNNNNNNNNNNNNNNNNNNNNNNNNNNNNNNNNNNNNNNNNNNNNNNNNNNNNNNNNNNNNNNNNNNNNNNNNNNNNNNNNNNNNNNNNNNNNN
It encodes:
- the LOC119594427 gene encoding carbohydrate sulfotransferase 11-like: MARCPVSALCFILVSLSFVLMLRNIDYERAVQPEPQGARDGQAFGRRLSMAKSSPKAAKWASEVEELSYPPVNFSFVEETLRARRSEVEDRCRKTLSAEDLARPLNSKEFLISGRFSLVWCNVFKAASSTWLYNFLLMAGFTEEDLRKSSSSPVELARRRAYARPSPEELLAALEDPGATSFLIVRDPFERLLSAYRDKIESTKQKFYKALRCRIQQKARTKRTLDCQPTFPEFVDYLLEERAKGNAPNEHWAPYYSFCSPCQVAFDYVLRFESLPEEEAFLVANVPGLSAVVKPHKVHSSHTDYGAVTRQYFSQLSALKLARLYDIYRNDFMIFGYNVTRYWEYVGAVF